From the genome of Wolbachia endosymbiont (group B) of Parapoynx stratiotata, one region includes:
- a CDS encoding outer membrane protein translates to MIIRISIALFFIFIPCVYFFITYISNNTHIEQVQPLKLETDNNESVIHSEEVTEKEVPIKCQELESSSPSVFQVANQKNMWPSIADQAKPTKEKSKKLGFYVSANGGKIYSDSSEVFVKGIRAIGKRVLALAEGRYGGFLLDLFLGDEIKNIKKFNGKIDFQWLSSISVGYYAGENGRVDFETMYSKVNIEDSNSPPVFDKSASVSAFLLNFYYNPNVQNTQFAPYIGLGIGSTVFRLKRIDKSSKNLMPLNVPWLVYQIKLGVDYSVIPEVKTFLGYRYFNIPTPIADDISTHNIEVGLMFNF, encoded by the coding sequence ATGATAATTAGAATATCTATTGCTTTATTTTTCATCTTCATTCCGTGTGTCTATTTTTTTATTACTTATATCAGTAACAATACACACATTGAGCAAGTGCAGCCCTTAAAATTAGAAACGGACAATAATGAAAGTGTGATACATTCTGAAGAAGTTACTGAAAAAGAAGTGCCAATAAAATGTCAAGAACTTGAAAGTAGTTCACCTTCTGTTTTCCAAGTAGCTAATCAGAAAAATATGTGGCCAAGTATTGCAGATCAAGCTAAACCTACAAAGGAAAAATCAAAAAAACTTGGTTTCTATGTTAGTGCTAATGGTGGTAAGATATATTCTGATAGCTCAGAAGTATTTGTGAAGGGTATACGTGCAATAGGAAAAAGAGTTCTTGCTTTAGCTGAGGGCCGTTATGGTGGTTTTCTTTTAGACCTATTCTTAGGAGATGAAATTAAAAACATAAAAAAATTTAACGGTAAAATTGATTTTCAGTGGCTTAGCAGCATATCTGTAGGTTACTATGCTGGAGAAAATGGCCGAGTTGATTTTGAGACCATGTATTCTAAAGTCAATATTGAAGATAGTAACTCTCCTCCGGTATTTGATAAATCAGCAAGTGTATCTGCATTCTTATTAAATTTTTACTATAACCCTAATGTTCAAAATACTCAATTTGCTCCGTATATTGGTCTTGGTATAGGATCAACAGTTTTTAGATTAAAAAGGATTGATAAATCATCTAAAAATTTAATGCCACTGAATGTTCCTTGGCTTGTTTATCAAATAAAGCTTGGTGTTGATTACTCAGTAATTCCAGAAGTTAAAACCTTTCTCGGCTATCGTTACTTTAATATTCCAACACCTATTGCAGACGATATATCCACTCATAATATTGAAGTTGGTTTGATGTTTAATTTTTAG